A window of the Candidatus Microthrix parvicella Bio17-1 genome harbors these coding sequences:
- a CDS encoding pyridoxamine 5'-phosphate oxidase family protein, with translation MTERIESIEDLQDKLSGRQVAMVTTRDEHGHLSSRPVTLQRIDDDGALWFLVNRHASWVTPSDGSPVNASFTGERGLWVSCSGRLSLDGSKERLDGMLDAMSETFFEEDGEPIAMRIEARQIEWWSAPNAAVQVLDLVRAKVSDSAPKAGESGTLNVG, from the coding sequence ATGACCGAGCGGATCGAATCGATCGAGGATCTTCAGGACAAACTGAGCGGCAGGCAGGTGGCCATGGTGACCACGCGAGACGAACATGGCCACCTGTCGTCGCGTCCGGTCACCTTGCAACGCATCGACGACGACGGGGCGCTGTGGTTTCTGGTCAACCGTCATGCGTCGTGGGTGACGCCGTCGGACGGGTCGCCGGTGAACGCCTCGTTTACCGGCGAGCGGGGGCTGTGGGTGTCGTGCTCGGGCCGCCTTTCCTTGGATGGCTCCAAGGAGCGACTCGACGGGATGCTCGATGCGATGAGCGAGACCTTTTTCGAGGAGGACGGCGAGCCGATTGCGATGCGGATCGAAGCGCGCCAGATCGAATGGTGGTCCGCCCCCAACGCTGCGGTGCAGGTGCTCGACCTCGTCCGGGCCAAGGTGAGCGACAGCGCGCCCAAGGCCGGAGAATCGGGCACGCTGAACGTCGGTTGA